The following are encoded in a window of Paenibacillaceae bacterium GAS479 genomic DNA:
- a CDS encoding beta-galactosidase yields MRQKFKYTPTTNGYPEWNNNPEIFELNRMKAHATLMPFDSVEEALHNDRLASRNYMSLNGTWKFAFAESPSKRIMNFYEDSFNHSGWNDIKVPGHWQLQGYDYPQYTNFRYPWETSEPELKSPFAPTLYNPVGSYVRTFTVPDNWQGQPVFISFQGVESAFYVWVNGELVGYSEDTFTPAEFDLTPYLRAGENKLAVEVYRWCDASWLEDQDFWRLSGIFRDVYLYSVPKAHVYDFFATSELDEEYRDAELTVKATLMNYWEADLGSVTVEAQLYDAQQNAVFVGPMTVTTTLGSSIAEAQVEVSTHVTNPLKWSAEEPNLYTLVISLKDENGELLETLSTQMGFRKFEIKDGLMLINGQRVIFKGVNRHEFGCDTGRVMELEDMITDIKLMKAYNINAVRTAHYPNNPLWYELCNEYGLYVIDETNLESHGTWTGGQTEMLPTTVPGNIPAWTANVIDRANSMMQRDKNHPSIVIWSLGNEAYGGDNFVKMHDFLRDADPTRVVHYEGVVNYKQSADATDIESYMYIRPNRLIDYANAPGPKKPYILCEYSHAMGNSLGGLHLYTELFDRYPVLQGGFIWDWVDQSLWKTEADGTKYLAYGGDFGESPHSGNFCGNGLLFADRSISPKLIEAKKCYENITITEVDGAQGIYNIKNKHLFMNLDVYLLQWTIAVEGAVCAEGHVTVTVAPLESKEIKLELPKREQNGEAVLTISFVTKKAEKWAKAGHEVAFEQFILPAVKPVVAVVESVKSYSPVDVSVQSGLLTVSGESFTAGIDTANGSLVSYHFSGSELIKDPLMPNFWRAYTDNDRGNKQHERCATWRSAGEERMLRSLRWESLADRVIVHAAYVLPTTSESACSITYTILGSGAIQVQQLLVPGNNLPEIPEVGLMFSMDGSFKDLEWYGKGPHESYWDRQLSAKIGLFQGKVADQFVPYLRPQECGNKLDVRRAAILNQKGVSLHITGEPTFELNALPYTPFELEANDHVYKLPVSDKTVVRINYRQMGVGGDDTWGSKPHPQFLLLADKSYSFSFTLQGRVN; encoded by the coding sequence ATGAGACAAAAGTTTAAGTATACTCCGACGACGAACGGCTATCCGGAATGGAACAATAATCCGGAAATCTTTGAACTTAATCGAATGAAAGCGCACGCAACTTTAATGCCTTTTGACTCAGTGGAAGAAGCGCTCCACAATGACCGCCTGGCTTCCCGCAATTATATGTCGCTAAACGGCACATGGAAGTTTGCATTTGCGGAGTCGCCGTCCAAGCGAATTATGAATTTCTACGAGGACAGCTTTAATCATTCAGGATGGAATGACATTAAGGTACCTGGACATTGGCAGCTGCAGGGATACGATTACCCGCAGTATACGAATTTCCGCTACCCGTGGGAGACGTCAGAGCCAGAATTGAAGTCTCCGTTCGCACCTACCTTGTACAATCCTGTTGGCTCGTATGTCCGTACATTCACGGTGCCAGATAATTGGCAAGGGCAACCTGTTTTTATCAGCTTTCAGGGAGTGGAGTCCGCTTTTTACGTCTGGGTCAATGGCGAGCTCGTGGGCTATAGCGAGGATACCTTTACACCGGCTGAATTTGACCTTACACCCTATTTAAGAGCAGGCGAAAATAAGCTTGCGGTTGAGGTATATCGCTGGTGTGATGCCAGCTGGCTGGAGGATCAGGATTTCTGGCGACTGAGCGGTATTTTCCGCGATGTTTACTTGTATTCGGTTCCTAAGGCACATGTCTACGATTTCTTCGCAACATCTGAGCTTGACGAGGAATACAGGGATGCAGAGCTTACAGTTAAAGCGACGCTGATGAATTATTGGGAAGCCGATTTGGGTTCAGTTACTGTTGAGGCACAATTGTATGATGCTCAGCAGAACGCTGTGTTTGTAGGTCCGATGACGGTAACAACTACACTTGGCAGCAGTATTGCGGAAGCTCAAGTTGAAGTTTCGACCCATGTCACCAATCCGTTGAAATGGAGCGCAGAGGAGCCGAACTTGTACACGCTCGTTATCAGCCTGAAGGATGAGAATGGGGAACTGCTTGAGACACTCAGCACACAGATGGGCTTCCGAAAGTTCGAGATTAAAGATGGACTAATGCTCATTAACGGACAGCGAGTCATCTTCAAAGGAGTTAACCGCCATGAGTTCGGCTGCGACACTGGCCGTGTGATGGAGCTTGAAGATATGATTACGGACATTAAACTTATGAAGGCGTACAATATCAACGCTGTGCGTACCGCCCACTATCCGAACAATCCGTTGTGGTATGAGCTTTGTAATGAATACGGCCTATACGTAATTGACGAAACGAATCTGGAATCGCACGGCACTTGGACTGGCGGTCAGACCGAAATGCTTCCTACGACGGTGCCTGGCAACATTCCAGCATGGACGGCGAACGTCATTGACCGTGCGAATTCAATGATGCAACGGGATAAAAATCATCCTTCGATCGTCATCTGGTCGCTTGGTAATGAGGCGTACGGCGGAGATAATTTCGTAAAAATGCATGATTTCCTGCGGGATGCAGACCCGACAAGGGTCGTTCACTATGAAGGTGTTGTGAATTATAAGCAATCCGCCGATGCGACCGATATTGAAAGTTACATGTATATCAGACCGAATCGTCTGATTGATTATGCAAATGCACCTGGACCGAAAAAGCCATATATCCTATGTGAGTACAGCCATGCAATGGGTAATTCCCTGGGCGGTTTGCATCTGTACACAGAGCTGTTTGATCGTTATCCAGTGCTGCAGGGCGGCTTTATTTGGGACTGGGTAGACCAAAGCCTTTGGAAAACGGAAGCGGACGGTACGAAATATTTAGCGTACGGCGGAGATTTCGGCGAATCACCTCATTCTGGAAATTTCTGTGGAAACGGCCTTTTATTTGCCGACCGTTCCATTTCACCGAAGTTGATTGAAGCCAAGAAATGTTATGAAAATATAACAATTACCGAAGTGGATGGCGCACAAGGTATCTACAACATTAAAAATAAACACCTGTTTATGAATTTAGATGTTTATTTGCTTCAGTGGACGATTGCCGTGGAAGGTGCTGTATGTGCTGAAGGCCATGTTACCGTAACGGTCGCGCCTCTTGAAAGTAAAGAGATTAAGCTTGAGCTGCCGAAGCGTGAACAAAACGGGGAAGCCGTACTTACGATCAGCTTTGTGACAAAGAAAGCGGAGAAGTGGGCGAAAGCAGGTCATGAAGTAGCGTTCGAGCAATTTATACTTCCTGCTGTGAAGCCAGTTGTAGCTGTTGTTGAGTCTGTGAAGAGCTACAGTCCTGTTGATGTTTCCGTTCAATCCGGCTTGTTGACTGTAAGCGGCGAGTCTTTCACTGCTGGAATTGATACAGCAAACGGCAGCCTGGTTTCCTATCATTTTAGCGGAAGTGAACTTATTAAGGATCCGCTCATGCCGAACTTCTGGCGGGCATACACGGATAACGACCGCGGCAATAAACAGCATGAGCGCTGTGCAACTTGGAGAAGTGCAGGTGAAGAGCGTATGCTTCGCTCGCTGCGTTGGGAATCGCTTGCCGATCGTGTTATCGTACATGCTGCTTATGTGCTGCCTACAACATCAGAATCGGCTTGCTCGATTACGTATACCATTTTGGGTAGCGGAGCGATCCAAGTTCAACAGCTGCTGGTTCCAGGAAACAACCTGCCAGAAATTCCTGAAGTCGGCCTCATGTTTAGTATGGATGGCTCGTTTAAAGACCTAGAATGGTATGGCAAAGGGCCGCATGAATCATACTGGGATCGTCAGTTGAGCGCAAAAATCGGACTGTTCCAAGGTAAAGTTGCCGATCAGTTCGTTCCGTATCTAAGGCCGCAGGAGTGCGGCAACAAACTCGATGTCCGCCGTGCGGCGATCTTGAATCAAAAAGGGGTTTCGCTGCACATTACAGGCGAACCTACCTTCGAGCTGAACGCATTGCCATATACACCATTTGAGCTTGAAGCAAATGATCATGTCTATAAACTTCCAGTTAGCGACAAAACGGTTGTCCGTATCAATTATCGTCAAATGGGCGTCGGCGGCGATGATACCTGGGGTTCTAAGCCGCATCCGCAATTTTTGCTGCTGGCTGATAAGAGCTATTCATTCAGCTTTACATTGCAGGGTAGAGTAAACTAA
- a CDS encoding DNA-binding transcriptional regulator, PadR family, whose translation MNENKITSDLLRGHTDTIILRLLSEADRYGYEIVKLIAERSGGEYELKEATMYSSLRRLEAEGDVEWYWGDESQGGRRKYFRVTEMGRETYARNKSNWEYAKRVLENLL comes from the coding sequence ATGAACGAGAATAAAATCACATCCGACCTGCTACGCGGACATACCGATACGATCATTTTGCGGCTCTTATCCGAAGCGGACCGCTATGGGTACGAAATTGTCAAGTTAATTGCAGAACGCTCGGGTGGTGAGTATGAACTAAAGGAAGCGACCATGTACTCCAGTCTTCGGCGACTTGAGGCGGAGGGTGATGTCGAGTGGTATTGGGGCGATGAATCGCAAGGTGGTCGGCGCAAATATTTTAGGGTAACCGAGATGGGAAGGGAAACTTACGCTCGCAACAAAAGCAACTGGGAGTACGCAAAGCGCGTGCTTGAAAACTTATTATAA
- a CDS encoding ABC-2 type transport system ATP-binding protein yields the protein MPSTSIEVKGLQKSYKQLQVLKGVDFEVEKGSIFALLGSNGAGKTTVVKILTTLLKQDSGTATVNGFDVAAKPDNVRQAISLTGQFAAVDEILTGRENLIMIAKLRYLNNPRQVADDLLKRFGLTDAADRRASTYSGGMRRRLDIAMSLVGKPEIIFLDEPTTGLDPEARIEVWKIVKELADGGTTILLTTQYLEEAEQLADRIAILHEGRIIASGTLSELKKLFPSAKVEYVEKQPTLEEIFLAIIGKKEAM from the coding sequence ATGCCATCTACGTCCATTGAAGTAAAAGGACTGCAAAAATCCTACAAACAGCTTCAAGTCTTAAAAGGCGTTGATTTCGAGGTGGAGAAGGGCAGTATATTCGCTTTGCTCGGCTCCAACGGGGCGGGTAAAACAACGGTTGTCAAAATCCTCACTACGCTGCTAAAACAAGACAGCGGAACAGCCACCGTCAACGGATTTGATGTTGCGGCAAAACCCGATAATGTGCGGCAGGCAATCAGTCTGACCGGGCAATTTGCCGCCGTGGATGAAATTTTGACCGGACGAGAAAATCTAATCATGATCGCCAAGCTACGATACCTCAACAATCCGCGTCAGGTTGCTGACGACTTGCTTAAACGCTTCGGCTTGACTGACGCTGCCGACCGCAGGGCGTCTACTTATTCGGGCGGTATGCGTCGCAGACTCGACATCGCTATGAGTCTTGTGGGAAAGCCGGAGATCATTTTTCTCGACGAGCCGACCACCGGTCTTGACCCTGAGGCACGCATCGAGGTTTGGAAGATCGTCAAGGAGCTCGCCGACGGCGGTACGACGATACTCCTAACCACGCAGTATTTGGAGGAAGCTGAGCAGCTTGCCGACCGAATCGCCATTCTGCACGAGGGTAGAATTATCGCCAGTGGCACGCTCTCAGAGCTAAAAAAGCTTTTCCCATCCGCAAAGGTGGAGTATGTTGAAAAACAACCGACATTAGAAGAAATATTCCTCGCCATAATCGGCAAAAAGGAGGCCATGTAA
- a CDS encoding ABC-2 type transport system permease protein translates to MEATKKHFFSDLTVMLGRSMRHIFRSMDTIVTVCITPIAMMLLFVYVFGGAIQTGTDNYVNYLLPGILLIAIASGISYTAYRLFLDKQRGIFERFHTMPISRSTLLWGHVLTSLVSNAISVVVIILVALIMGFRSPAGILSWLAVAGILALFTLALTWVAAIAGLSAKTVDGASAFSYPIIFLPFISSAFVPTESMPSLVRAFAENQPVTSIVEAIRALLSDQPVGNDIWVALAWCIGILLVAYFFAMRVYKNRV, encoded by the coding sequence ATGGAGGCGACAAAGAAACATTTCTTCAGTGATCTAACCGTTATGCTTGGACGTTCCATGCGCCATATTTTCCGCAGTATGGACACCATCGTCACGGTCTGCATCACTCCGATTGCGATGATGCTGCTGTTCGTCTATGTGTTTGGAGGCGCAATTCAAACCGGTACGGATAACTATGTGAACTACCTGTTGCCCGGTATCCTGCTGATTGCGATTGCAAGCGGTATATCCTATACGGCTTACCGTCTGTTTTTAGATAAGCAACGAGGCATCTTCGAGCGGTTCCACACCATGCCGATTTCACGTTCCACCTTACTGTGGGGGCATGTGCTGACCTCGCTGGTATCCAACGCAATATCGGTTGTCGTCATCATTCTTGTAGCGTTGATTATGGGCTTTCGTTCACCAGCTGGGATATTGTCATGGCTTGCAGTAGCCGGCATACTCGCGCTGTTTACGCTGGCATTAACCTGGGTCGCGGCAATTGCCGGACTGTCCGCAAAAACAGTGGATGGCGCAAGTGCCTTTTCTTATCCAATTATCTTCCTGCCGTTTATCAGCTCGGCGTTTGTGCCAACTGAGTCGATGCCCTCGCTCGTTCGTGCCTTTGCTGAAAATCAGCCGGTGACCTCGATTGTAGAAGCTATCCGTGCGCTGCTCTCAGATCAACCGGTGGGCAATGATATATGGGTCGCACTTGCCTGGTGCATCGGCATTTTGCTCGTAGCTTATTTCTTTGCAATGAGGGTGTACAAAAATCGAGTGTGA
- a CDS encoding O-Glycosyl hydrolase, with amino-acid sequence MKKRRLHLLKWVVALSLFFTVSFSSPYISKDVAHAAATSVTLDGANLGKVFDGVGVVESTGRLLYDYPEPQRSDILDYLFKPNFGASLQILKVEIGSDSNNTTIAVPNHKRMASEVSNYDRGWMFWIMKEAKLRNPSIKLAALHWGYPAWADTDAKKAQWLVDFVKGARDQGLTIDYLGGNQNESGVSDLAKSVKTELTNNNLSSVKVVSADELNSWNVATKIQNDATYASSVDIIGSHYNRTPPQAAINSGKQVWVSEEGGGTWNDPAKAFNWMKFILEAAQNGVSASLRWNSSASVYDNMAWPGNGILLANQPWSGNYGIGANLWTTAHYTQFTKPGWVYMNNSVKFLSGSAGRFVTLKNPQTNDYSIIAETTGIPAEGVDATFTLTGGLSTGAVHVWRTTPSNSADFFTQVSSVTPSNGSFTVHLEPNKVYTLSTTTGQAKGQRPIPSSASFPFPYSDNFDSSSIGSMAKYFVDAGGGFEIANAGGGRTGKVLRQVVTDKPIHWAYSEVKDPISEIGDMAWSNYKVQVDVLAEEAGKVYVGGRIDNTAEYTSEYERKGYWLSLDTSGNWELFRKDSSSRTSLSSGTVTGFGVNTWKTLSLEFSGNKIKAFIGGIMVADVTDSTYSSGNTTLGTTDWGSNNWVVAQFDNFAVSAVSGAPQTSIIIDNGEPGYSESGSWLGSGLTGYNGTATRYSSSAGAFATWTPTIAEAGKYRVFVMYPAHIYSDKAAKYTLNFQGGNQVFTINQEQNGSSWLELGDGSGFDFAVGSSANVKLEVMKPGNTEEVVRADAVQFMRITQ; translated from the coding sequence ATGAAAAAAAGAAGACTGCACTTGCTGAAATGGGTTGTTGCTTTATCGCTATTTTTCACCGTTTCTTTTAGTAGCCCTTACATTTCCAAGGACGTTGCCCATGCTGCCGCAACATCTGTAACTTTGGACGGCGCCAACCTTGGCAAAGTGTTTGACGGTGTCGGTGTCGTAGAATCAACAGGCAGGCTCCTGTATGATTATCCGGAGCCGCAAAGAAGTGATATTTTGGACTATTTGTTTAAGCCTAATTTCGGTGCCTCGCTGCAAATCCTGAAGGTTGAGATTGGCAGTGACAGCAACAATACCACTATTGCCGTACCTAATCATAAAAGAATGGCTAGTGAGGTCTCCAATTACGATAGAGGCTGGATGTTCTGGATCATGAAGGAAGCTAAGTTGCGGAACCCGAGTATTAAGCTCGCAGCGCTACATTGGGGATATCCGGCCTGGGCTGATACAGATGCCAAGAAGGCCCAATGGCTTGTTGATTTTGTGAAGGGGGCCCGGGATCAGGGGTTAACGATCGACTACCTTGGGGGCAACCAGAATGAATCTGGTGTTTCCGATCTTGCGAAATCCGTTAAAACCGAATTAACGAACAACAATTTATCCTCCGTAAAAGTAGTGTCCGCAGACGAGCTTAATTCATGGAACGTGGCCACAAAGATACAGAACGATGCGACATATGCTTCGTCCGTAGACATTATAGGATCTCACTATAATCGGACACCGCCCCAAGCTGCAATTAACTCCGGCAAACAAGTCTGGGTTTCGGAAGAAGGCGGCGGGACATGGAATGATCCGGCTAAAGCATTTAACTGGATGAAGTTTATTCTGGAGGCTGCACAAAATGGAGTATCTGCAAGCTTGAGATGGAATTCCAGCGCTTCCGTGTACGATAATATGGCATGGCCAGGCAATGGAATTTTGCTGGCCAATCAGCCTTGGTCCGGGAATTATGGAATTGGAGCCAATCTATGGACAACTGCTCACTATACCCAATTTACCAAACCGGGCTGGGTGTACATGAACAATTCGGTTAAGTTCCTTTCTGGCAGTGCAGGAAGATTTGTCACGCTTAAAAATCCGCAGACGAACGACTATAGCATCATTGCCGAAACGACAGGCATTCCGGCAGAAGGCGTCGATGCAACGTTTACGCTGACGGGAGGATTATCTACGGGTGCAGTTCATGTCTGGAGAACGACTCCATCCAATAGTGCAGATTTTTTCACGCAAGTAAGCAGTGTAACGCCTTCCAACGGAAGCTTCACGGTACACCTTGAACCGAATAAAGTGTATACGCTTTCAACTACCACAGGGCAAGCGAAGGGTCAAAGACCGATTCCTTCAAGCGCAAGTTTCCCTTTTCCGTACAGCGACAATTTCGACAGCTCCAGTATTGGAAGTATGGCGAAGTATTTTGTAGATGCAGGTGGAGGTTTTGAGATTGCAAACGCAGGCGGTGGAAGAACCGGAAAAGTACTCCGCCAAGTGGTTACGGATAAACCGATTCACTGGGCTTATTCCGAAGTCAAGGATCCTATATCCGAAATCGGGGACATGGCATGGTCGAACTATAAAGTCCAGGTTGATGTGCTCGCAGAGGAAGCGGGAAAAGTGTATGTAGGGGGAAGGATAGATAACACGGCGGAATATACTTCCGAGTATGAGCGCAAAGGGTACTGGTTGAGCTTGGACACTTCTGGGAATTGGGAATTATTCAGAAAAGATTCTAGCAGCAGAACTTCTTTGTCCAGCGGCACGGTAACTGGATTCGGCGTTAACACATGGAAAACATTATCGTTGGAGTTTAGCGGCAATAAAATCAAAGCATTCATAGGCGGCATTATGGTTGCAGATGTAACCGATTCCACTTATTCTAGCGGGAATACGACCCTTGGAACGACTGATTGGGGAAGCAATAATTGGGTCGTTGCGCAGTTTGATAACTTTGCGGTTAGCGCAGTTAGCGGCGCTCCACAAACGTCGATTATTATCGATAACGGAGAGCCGGGATATAGCGAGAGTGGTTCCTGGTTAGGCAGCGGACTCACAGGTTATAACGGAACGGCTACCCGATATTCATCTAGTGCCGGCGCTTTTGCAACTTGGACTCCAACGATTGCAGAGGCAGGCAAGTATAGAGTTTTTGTCATGTATCCTGCCCATATATACAGTGACAAAGCAGCTAAATATACTTTGAATTTTCAGGGAGGAAACCAAGTATTCACAATCAATCAGGAACAAAACGGCTCCTCCTGGTTAGAGCTGGGGGATGGGAGCGGGTTTGACTTTGCAGTGGGCTCATCCGCAAATGTCAAATTGGAAGTCATGAAACCAGGGAATACCGAAGAAGTGGTAAGAGCAGATGCGGTTCAATTCATGCGTATAACCCAATAG
- a CDS encoding carbohydrate ABC transporter substrate-binding protein, CUT1 family encodes MRKKWARLVAVPLVVASLLAGCSNAGNDKPAASGEPSAKPADKPATWIADRKIKGLIFMDSDDQTSEMNPEIIAKIKEMTGIDYEVEVMKANKAIEGLTAGIASGNLPDFIAFYLNNSGRQEMPVILKAAREGMFTDLTPLLKDTKVYSKYLTEGYLPNDTNYGVMFRPEFNGSSYFVHMNVNREGGYTTNKYVGGPYIRKDIAEALNVDPSSIKTTEQLYELAKKIKDGKFKDNNGSPVVPIGPSYWGGKEVGQMFSDLQWGDTDQWIYQGKDGKILHEAQTPVVMKKVEFMQKLLKEKLIHPEFFTIDQPRAEEGALNGSWAIIGDMQNYLDFNQDLHYLPIGPLNDVEGDPYQMQVDFKSGYAAWAVPSTTKNPEEIVKFADFLASREGKLLWKYGIEGRDYTLDEKGNPLVKQEVMDLKASNAAEARKLGFAGVGNNWGGILGQTDIADMEDFGEMAYGDRLRKGALTGKAAADYWKWDEKRAKATIVDAYTPKSFLNEFQTGTDLTAAFTKYKDSLVKAYYSDSPSKAQKIIDDVLKQMQAAGLDDYLKLLEQKNSDEKTKIKFKPSR; translated from the coding sequence ATGAGGAAGAAATGGGCGAGGCTGGTTGCTGTACCATTAGTGGTAGCTTCTCTGCTAGCTGGATGCTCCAACGCTGGCAACGACAAGCCAGCCGCTAGCGGAGAACCATCTGCGAAGCCGGCCGATAAACCGGCTACATGGATTGCAGATCGGAAGATTAAGGGACTAATCTTTATGGATTCTGATGATCAAACCTCCGAAATGAACCCGGAAATCATTGCAAAAATTAAAGAGATGACTGGGATCGACTACGAAGTGGAAGTTATGAAAGCCAATAAAGCAATCGAAGGGCTTACCGCCGGGATCGCCTCGGGCAACCTGCCAGACTTCATCGCCTTTTATCTGAACAATAGTGGCCGCCAGGAAATGCCTGTTATTCTTAAAGCGGCGCGTGAGGGCATGTTTACTGACTTGACTCCGCTGCTTAAAGATACAAAAGTTTACAGTAAATATTTAACGGAAGGCTACCTGCCTAACGATACAAATTACGGTGTTATGTTCCGCCCTGAATTTAATGGCTCCTCGTATTTCGTGCATATGAACGTTAACCGCGAAGGCGGTTATACAACCAACAAATATGTCGGGGGCCCTTACATCCGCAAGGACATCGCTGAAGCGCTTAATGTTGATCCAAGCTCGATCAAAACGACCGAGCAGCTATACGAACTGGCTAAAAAAATTAAGGACGGTAAGTTCAAGGACAACAATGGAAGCCCGGTTGTTCCAATCGGACCAAGCTACTGGGGCGGCAAAGAAGTTGGCCAAATGTTCAGCGACTTGCAATGGGGAGATACCGATCAGTGGATTTACCAAGGCAAGGACGGCAAGATTCTGCATGAAGCCCAGACCCCTGTCGTAATGAAAAAAGTAGAATTCATGCAAAAGCTGCTGAAAGAAAAGCTGATACATCCCGAGTTTTTCACGATCGATCAACCCCGTGCGGAAGAAGGAGCCTTAAATGGCTCGTGGGCGATTATCGGGGATATGCAAAATTATCTCGATTTCAATCAGGATTTGCACTATTTGCCGATCGGACCGCTTAACGACGTTGAGGGCGACCCATATCAGATGCAAGTTGACTTCAAGAGCGGTTATGCCGCCTGGGCTGTCCCTTCCACGACAAAAAATCCGGAAGAGATCGTTAAATTCGCTGACTTCCTGGCGAGCCGCGAGGGCAAGCTGCTCTGGAAATACGGCATTGAAGGACGGGATTATACGCTCGATGAAAAGGGGAACCCGCTCGTCAAGCAAGAAGTAATGGACCTGAAGGCTTCCAACGCCGCCGAAGCGAGAAAGCTCGGATTTGCCGGAGTCGGCAACAACTGGGGAGGCATCCTTGGTCAAACGGACATTGCCGATATGGAAGACTTCGGCGAGATGGCATATGGGGACAGGCTGAGGAAAGGCGCATTGACTGGCAAAGCAGCTGCCGATTATTGGAAATGGGATGAAAAAAGAGCTAAAGCAACGATTGTGGACGCGTATACGCCAAAATCGTTCCTTAACGAGTTCCAGACAGGAACAGATCTGACTGCTGCATTTACAAAATACAAGGATAGTCTGGTTAAAGCTTACTACAGCGACAGCCCTTCAAAGGCGCAAAAAATTATAGACGATGTTTTGAAGCAAATGCAGGCTGCCGGACTTGATGATTATCTCAAGCTGCTTGAGCAAAAGAATAGCGATGAAAAAACGAAAATTAAATTTAAACCATCTCGTTAA